The following coding sequences are from one Paenibacillus stellifer window:
- a CDS encoding peptidylprolyl isomerase — translation MAKQAKITLENGGEVLLDLFEKDAPNTVANFEKLANDGFYNGLVFHRVIPGFVAQGGCPNGTGTGGPGYTINCEINPNKHERGTLAMAHAGRNTGGSQFYICYAPQPHLDGQHTVFGKVVKGMEYVDAFQGRDKMTSVEVFEA, via the coding sequence ATGGCTAAACAAGCGAAGATTACACTAGAGAACGGCGGCGAAGTGCTGCTGGATCTGTTCGAGAAGGACGCTCCCAATACCGTTGCCAACTTTGAGAAGCTGGCGAATGACGGCTTCTACAATGGACTTGTGTTCCACCGCGTTATTCCGGGTTTCGTTGCCCAAGGCGGCTGTCCGAACGGAACGGGTACTGGCGGACCTGGATATACCATCAACTGCGAAATCAACCCGAACAAGCATGAGCGCGGCACTCTGGCTATGGCGCATGCCGGCCGCAACACCGGCGGCAGCCAGTTCTACATCTGCTATGCACCGCAGCCTCATCTTGACGGACAGCATACCGTATTCGGCAAGGTTGTAAAAGGCATGGAATATGTCGACGCCTTCCAGGGCCGTGACAAAATGACTTCGGTTGAAGTTTTCGAAGCCTAA
- a CDS encoding AI-2E family transporter: MQRLQIWPEKFRKFFLNNKFVVFLLVLLLIGLNVMVLSKIPFVFRPLSVLLHTVALPLILSGVAYYLLNPLVDRLEKKSRLKRSYGIIILYLLIIGIITIILLTVIPIIRRQLLGLIDNFPTYSTQIQEEINHLIGSKFFGQLQEKTGSGIDEVTTRVTTWATSFLRNALNGVGNLVGTITEIVLGIVTTPLILFYLLRDGRRLPDYILRFVPNGLRPQTRSVMSEMNDQISSYIRGQIIVSCCIGALLYIGYLIIGLDYSLVLAIVAACTAVVPYLGPAIAITPALVVAAVTSPFMLLKMIVVWTAVQLIEGKFISPQIMGKSLKIHPITILFAIVFAGKMFGVVGIILAVPGYAVMKVVATHVFQWFRYRSGLYDKPDEDDKPLS, encoded by the coding sequence ATGCAAAGGCTGCAAATCTGGCCGGAGAAATTTCGCAAATTTTTTCTCAATAATAAATTCGTCGTCTTTCTGCTGGTGCTTCTGCTGATCGGCTTGAATGTGATGGTGCTGTCGAAGATACCGTTCGTCTTCAGGCCGTTGTCGGTGCTGCTGCACACGGTGGCGCTGCCCCTGATTCTGTCGGGAGTCGCCTATTACTTGCTCAACCCGCTGGTGGACAGGCTGGAGAAGAAGAGCCGGCTGAAGCGTTCCTACGGAATCATCATCCTGTATCTGCTCATTATCGGCATTATCACGATCATCCTGCTGACGGTTATCCCGATCATCCGCCGCCAGCTGTTGGGGCTGATCGACAATTTTCCGACGTACAGCACGCAGATCCAGGAGGAAATCAACCATCTCATCGGCAGCAAATTTTTCGGCCAGCTTCAGGAGAAGACCGGCTCCGGCATCGATGAAGTGACGACCCGGGTCACCACCTGGGCAACCTCATTTCTGCGGAATGCCCTGAACGGCGTGGGCAATCTGGTCGGCACGATTACGGAGATCGTTCTCGGGATAGTGACAACTCCGCTGATTCTGTTCTATCTGCTGCGCGACGGAAGACGGCTGCCCGATTATATTCTGCGTTTCGTGCCAAATGGGCTTCGGCCGCAGACACGGTCGGTGATGTCGGAGATGAATGACCAGATTTCTTCCTATATCCGGGGTCAGATTATTGTCAGCTGCTGCATCGGTGCGCTTCTGTATATCGGCTACCTGATTATCGGACTCGACTACTCGCTGGTGCTTGCGATTGTGGCGGCATGCACGGCGGTGGTCCCTTATCTCGGGCCGGCGATCGCCATTACACCCGCGCTTGTTGTAGCTGCGGTCACCTCTCCGTTCATGCTGCTCAAAATGATCGTCGTCTGGACGGCGGTGCAGCTGATCGAAGGCAAATTCATCTCGCCCCAAATTATGGGCAAATCGCTTAAAATCCATCCGATCACCATCCTCTTCGCCATTGTATTCGCCGGCAAAATGTTCGGCGTGGTCGGCATTATTCTGGCCGTTCCGGGATATGCAGTAATGAAAGTGGTCGCGACACATGTGTTCCAGTGGTTCCGTTATCGTTCGGGGCTGTACGACAAGCCGGACGAAGACGATAAGCCGCTATCTTAG
- a CDS encoding spore germination protein, with translation MFGASGKRSGAEADSGKGKKKKPKDKKARIQEKRDKELSNSLEESIRYWNGDDRVPESLDRSRGVLTEVIGLDNSFDVVFREMSFAGTRAGLLFMSGFAKDFVMDEILKRLTYLTPSDMTTDAVAAFMIDYIPHIQVEKTDRFSEAVNKTMMGMSALFVDGERQVIVMDTRSYPARSPDEPSIERVVRGSRDGFTETLLSNVALVRRRLRDPGLTFKLHQVGRRTNTDVAIAYIDDIVDKSQVKAVSEKIAAINIDGIPLADKQLEEAIVGKNWNPYPMVRYSERPDVVASHLMEGRVVVFVDTSPSVMVIPTTFFDLCQHAEENRQTPMVGSYLRWVRFIGILCSIFLLPLWMLFVMHPEFKPASLEFLGPQETAKIPLLAQFLMIELGVDLLRMAAVHTPTPLGSAMGLIAAILIGDIAVKTGLFVNEVILYMALATIGMFATPSYELGLANRIVRLLLLMATGFFHVPGFVIGSTLLIVLLTLNRSYNSSYLWPFIPFNAKALGAILVRREVMASKTRPSSNKTRDNTRIGPPNIQNNES, from the coding sequence GTGTTCGGAGCGTCCGGGAAGCGTTCCGGAGCAGAAGCGGACTCTGGCAAAGGCAAGAAGAAGAAACCGAAGGACAAGAAGGCCCGCATTCAGGAGAAGAGAGACAAGGAGTTATCGAATTCGCTGGAAGAATCGATCAGGTATTGGAACGGAGATGACCGGGTTCCGGAATCACTGGATAGAAGCCGGGGAGTGCTGACCGAAGTTATAGGTCTTGATAATTCCTTTGACGTGGTGTTCCGGGAGATGAGTTTTGCCGGCACAAGAGCGGGTCTTCTCTTCATGAGCGGCTTCGCCAAGGACTTCGTCATGGATGAAATACTGAAGCGGCTTACCTACTTGACGCCGTCTGACATGACGACCGACGCCGTCGCCGCCTTTATGATCGATTACATTCCGCATATTCAGGTCGAGAAGACGGACCGGTTCAGCGAAGCGGTCAACAAGACGATGATGGGCATGAGCGCACTTTTCGTTGATGGAGAACGACAGGTCATCGTCATGGATACGCGTTCATACCCGGCCAGATCGCCGGACGAACCGTCAATCGAGCGTGTTGTCCGCGGCTCCCGCGACGGATTCACGGAGACGCTGCTCAGCAATGTAGCCCTGGTGCGTCGCCGTCTTCGCGATCCGGGCCTTACCTTCAAGCTGCATCAGGTCGGCCGCCGGACAAATACGGATGTGGCTATTGCCTACATCGACGATATCGTTGATAAGTCCCAGGTCAAGGCGGTCTCCGAGAAAATTGCAGCGATCAATATAGACGGAATACCGCTGGCGGACAAGCAACTGGAGGAAGCGATTGTCGGCAAAAATTGGAACCCGTATCCGATGGTCCGTTATTCCGAACGTCCGGATGTGGTGGCTTCCCACCTGATGGAAGGACGGGTTGTCGTATTCGTCGATACATCGCCCAGCGTCATGGTCATTCCGACCACGTTCTTTGATCTGTGCCAGCATGCAGAGGAGAACCGGCAGACGCCCATGGTTGGTTCCTACCTGAGGTGGGTTCGCTTTATAGGGATACTGTGCTCGATCTTTCTGCTGCCGCTCTGGATGCTCTTCGTCATGCACCCCGAGTTTAAGCCCGCGTCTCTGGAGTTTCTTGGTCCGCAGGAGACAGCCAAAATCCCGCTGCTCGCCCAGTTCCTGATGATCGAGCTCGGCGTCGATCTGCTGCGGATGGCAGCTGTTCATACACCGACTCCGCTCGGCTCGGCGATGGGCTTGATCGCAGCCATCCTGATTGGGGATATTGCGGTGAAGACCGGTCTGTTCGTCAACGAGGTTATTTTGTACATGGCATTGGCAACGATCGGCATGTTCGCCACCCCAAGCTATGAGCTCGGTCTGGCCAACCGGATCGTCAGGCTTCTGCTCTTGATGGCGACGGGTTTCTTCCACGTACCCGGCTTTGTCATCGGTTCGACGCTGCTGATTGTGCTCCTGACGCTCAACCGGTCCTATAACTCGTCTTATTTATGGCCCTTTATACCTTTTAATGCAAAGGCTCTAGGGGCCATTCTGGTCCGGCGGGAGGTAATGGCCTCCAAGACAAGGCCTTCCTCCAACAAAACACGGGACAACACCCGCATCGGTCCGCCGAATATCCAGAATAACGAATCGTAG
- a CDS encoding DMT family transporter, whose amino-acid sequence MGKTIAAGEEARKTPLRGGFWLVVLGAALWGVDPLFRILLLKSLTSSQIVLLEHVVLFLAAAPVLWRRRAELKRIRLRHAGALLFVSWGGSAVATILFTQALSSGDLNAVILLQKLQPLFAIGLAAVILKERLPRYFLPLLLLALAGTYLLTFGWSMPFGHAGSFVTAGSALALGAAALWGGSTVMGRYLLGTMQYETVTSLRFMLALPLLLVITLSQGAPWQLNGGLGTSALISLNLLLQALLPGLLSMLLYYRGLSTTKASFATLAELSFPMTSLVLNWAVYGQLVTWAQLLGFVLIWTALFAISAQQKEQAEPAAQVELRKIS is encoded by the coding sequence ATGGGTAAAACAATTGCTGCCGGCGAAGAAGCGCGGAAGACGCCGCTTCGCGGAGGCTTCTGGCTGGTTGTTCTGGGCGCCGCCTTATGGGGCGTGGACCCGCTGTTTCGTATTTTGCTGCTGAAATCGCTGACGTCTTCGCAGATTGTGCTGCTGGAGCATGTTGTGCTGTTCCTAGCTGCCGCGCCGGTGCTGTGGCGCCGCCGTGCCGAACTGAAGCGAATTCGCCTGCGGCATGCCGGGGCCTTGCTCTTTGTATCGTGGGGAGGCTCGGCGGTGGCGACGATACTGTTCACCCAGGCTCTGTCCAGCGGTGATCTGAATGCCGTTATCCTGCTGCAGAAGCTGCAGCCGCTGTTCGCGATCGGCCTGGCGGCGGTCATTCTGAAGGAGCGGCTTCCCCGTTACTTCCTGCCGCTTCTGCTGCTTGCGCTGGCTGGCACCTATCTGCTGACCTTCGGATGGAGCATGCCGTTCGGGCATGCGGGCAGCTTCGTTACGGCCGGCAGCGCGCTGGCTCTTGGAGCGGCGGCGCTCTGGGGCGGTTCGACCGTCATGGGACGGTATCTGCTCGGAACGATGCAGTATGAGACGGTAACTTCGCTGCGGTTCATGCTGGCGCTGCCTCTGCTGCTTGTGATCACGTTGTCGCAGGGGGCACCCTGGCAGCTGAACGGCGGACTTGGCACATCGGCCTTGATCTCGCTTAACTTGCTGCTGCAGGCGCTGCTCCCGGGTCTGCTCAGCATGCTGCTGTACTATCGCGGCCTCAGCACCACGAAGGCATCGTTCGCCACGCTGGCTGAACTCAGCTTCCCGATGACCAGTCTGGTGCTGAACTGGGCCGTCTATGGTCAGCTTGTAACCTGGGCGCAGCTTCTGGGCTTTGTGCTGATCTGGACAGCGCTGTTCGCGATCTCTGCCCAGCAGAAGGAGCAGGCGGAACCCGCCGCCCAGGTAGAGCTGCGCAAGATTTCCTGA
- a CDS encoding (2Fe-2S) ferredoxin domain-containing protein: MTTWNLEGTTCHLLVCGGSSCKKRKGEDIIDAIDGEIEKQGAEAAVHTTLTRCNGRCSDAPVVISYPDGVWYGDMSPKLGKALVRQLLQGGRLEDNIVYTFGTEGMQAAGTPGTKGKKKKKG; the protein is encoded by the coding sequence ATGACGACGTGGAATCTGGAAGGAACAACCTGTCATTTGCTAGTCTGCGGCGGAAGCAGCTGCAAGAAGCGCAAGGGCGAAGACATTATTGATGCCATCGACGGGGAAATTGAGAAACAGGGGGCGGAGGCGGCCGTTCATACGACTCTGACCCGCTGCAATGGCCGCTGCTCAGACGCACCGGTGGTCATCTCTTATCCCGATGGCGTCTGGTACGGGGATATGTCGCCGAAGCTCGGCAAGGCGCTTGTCCGGCAGCTGCTTCAGGGCGGGAGACTGGAGGACAATATTGTCTATACCTTCGGGACTGAAGGAATGCAGGCTGCCGGCACACCCGGAACCAAAGGGAAGAAGAAAAAGAAAGGCTAA
- a CDS encoding GNAT family N-acetyltransferase: protein MFMNLPKDDLVLEGELFRKDEVRYNLLHLICGSQDALRVRTEDGRLVIGQTPGFNPWLWISSDVSPSDKDEMIRRLAEYMDDREFPGITADLDIADRFARYYSTVKPCQPYPYMTLEAYECPEVFMPWGVQGMPEKATVAHTEKIAAYMAAFSQEAFGRRPDSREVYKAATSAVSSGGMYLWKDGDQIVSMARIAHRSPRHARINDVYTPPAHRKKGYASALVASLSLTCKHNGLTPMLYADAKNPDSNKVYRSIGFVHAGRLEEFRFA, encoded by the coding sequence ATGTTCATGAATCTGCCGAAAGACGATCTTGTGCTGGAGGGAGAGCTTTTTCGTAAAGACGAAGTCCGTTATAATCTGCTTCACCTGATCTGTGGAAGCCAGGATGCGCTCCGGGTCAGAACGGAGGACGGCCGTCTGGTAATCGGACAGACTCCGGGGTTTAATCCGTGGCTGTGGATTTCCTCCGACGTATCTCCATCTGATAAGGACGAGATGATTCGGCGGCTGGCTGAATATATGGATGACCGGGAGTTCCCTGGCATCACCGCCGATCTGGATATTGCGGACCGCTTCGCACGTTATTATTCAACTGTGAAACCGTGCCAGCCATACCCTTATATGACGCTTGAAGCGTATGAGTGTCCCGAGGTCTTCATGCCCTGGGGGGTGCAAGGCATGCCTGAGAAAGCGACCGTGGCGCATACGGAGAAGATCGCCGCTTATATGGCCGCGTTCTCGCAGGAAGCCTTCGGCAGAAGACCGGACAGCAGGGAAGTGTACAAAGCCGCCACCTCGGCGGTCAGTTCGGGCGGCATGTATCTCTGGAAGGATGGGGATCAGATTGTCTCCATGGCGAGAATCGCCCATCGCTCTCCCCGGCACGCCCGGATCAATGATGTCTATACACCTCCTGCCCACCGGAAAAAAGGATACGCCAGCGCCCTTGTCGCCTCGCTAAGCCTTACCTGCAAGCACAACGGGCTGACCCCGATGCTGTATGCCGACGCCAAAAATCCGGATTCCAACAAAGTTTATCGTTCGATCGGATTTGTTCATGCCGGCAGACTTGAAGAATTCCGTTTTGCTTAG
- a CDS encoding carboxylesterase/lipase family protein: MRQPEASTRYGIVRGTEEEGVVIWRGIPFAAPPVGELRFAAPRPPSSWEGIRDASSFGPVSLQPPDTRGTRFRGQQPVFSEDCLHLNIWSPAEEDESLPVMVWIHGGTFLTGSGSQPMFDGSVLASESRVVVVSVNYRLGPLGFLHLSPLGDGFVSNAGLLDQVAALEWVQGNIAAFGGDPKRVTVFGESAGSMSVAALLAMPSARGLFARAIMQSGASQALPPEAGSAIAAALLAELGLDRSSASQLRSLPAESILSAAFAVAQRLTGDSPGMVFQPVVDPATLPEEPILAVSGGSAAGVPLLIGTNSHEGHYFFREGTPVPPMEKSLRALEQTLGLSDLSALAPYYSEDWEGQAGMMTDLFFWRSSVAFAESYLGHGPVWMYRFDWGVEDHTLLSKAVHTAEIPYVFGNMDFLRTLGIQVTPELQSLSDAMRSAWTAFAYSGNPDCPALLWPEYETDERATLIFDESPAVVKDPESEKRKMIF; this comes from the coding sequence GTGAGACAACCTGAAGCCTCAACCCGTTATGGGATTGTGAGAGGAACAGAAGAGGAAGGCGTAGTAATCTGGCGCGGCATTCCTTTTGCCGCTCCTCCGGTCGGAGAGCTGCGCTTCGCTGCGCCGCGTCCGCCGTCATCCTGGGAAGGCATCCGGGATGCGTCCTCCTTCGGACCCGTCAGCCTTCAGCCGCCCGATACCCGGGGTACCCGGTTCCGGGGCCAGCAGCCCGTCTTCTCGGAGGACTGCCTGCATCTTAACATCTGGTCGCCTGCCGAAGAGGATGAATCGCTGCCGGTCATGGTATGGATTCACGGCGGCACCTTCCTGACGGGCTCCGGAAGCCAGCCGATGTTCGACGGCAGCGTCCTCGCTTCCGAGAGCCGGGTCGTGGTCGTATCGGTCAATTACCGCCTGGGACCGCTCGGTTTCCTGCACCTCTCGCCGCTTGGAGACGGCTTCGTCTCGAACGCCGGTCTTCTGGACCAGGTCGCAGCGCTGGAATGGGTGCAGGGCAACATCGCCGCTTTCGGCGGCGATCCGAAGCGGGTGACCGTCTTCGGCGAGTCGGCCGGAAGCATGAGCGTCGCCGCCCTGCTGGCGATGCCGTCCGCGCGCGGGCTGTTCGCGCGCGCCATCATGCAGAGCGGCGCGTCGCAGGCGCTCCCGCCGGAGGCGGGCTCGGCCATTGCAGCTGCGCTGCTGGCCGAGCTTGGGCTGGACCGGAGCAGCGCTTCGCAGCTCCGGTCACTGCCGGCCGAGAGCATTCTCTCGGCCGCATTTGCGGTGGCGCAGCGGCTGACCGGCGACTCGCCCGGCATGGTCTTCCAGCCGGTCGTCGATCCCGCCACTCTGCCGGAGGAGCCGATCCTCGCCGTGAGCGGCGGATCGGCAGCCGGAGTTCCGCTGCTCATCGGCACGAACAGTCATGAAGGGCATTATTTCTTCCGGGAAGGCACGCCCGTCCCGCCGATGGAGAAGTCGCTGAGAGCGCTGGAGCAGACGCTCGGGCTCTCCGACCTGTCGGCGCTGGCGCCCTATTATTCGGAAGATTGGGAGGGGCAGGCGGGCATGATGACCGACCTGTTTTTCTGGCGCAGCTCGGTCGCTTTTGCGGAGAGCTATCTGGGCCATGGTCCGGTATGGATGTACCGCTTCGATTGGGGAGTGGAGGATCATACCTTGCTCTCCAAGGCGGTACATACCGCCGAAATCCCCTATGTATTCGGAAACATGGATTTCCTGCGGACGCTGGGCATTCAGGTAACCCCTGAGCTTCAGTCGCTATCGGACGCGATGCGGAGCGCATGGACGGCTTTTGCTTACAGCGGGAATCCGGATTGTCCGGCTCTGCTCTGGCCGGAATATGAGACTGATGAACGTGCGACTCTGATCTTTGATGAATCGCCGGCAGTCGTCAAAGACCCGGAGAGCGAAAAGCGGAAAATGATATTCTAG
- a CDS encoding stage V sporulation protein AA, translated as MQSLTSPVIYIQLKSRVTLPHGEGVRLGDIAFIISPPEMKESLDSLLLVQPEEEDGNLILIDMLKVIPHVQKLVPEADIEPIGEGRTIVEIYKPNTRRKSSRFRFALVWLLLFFGAALTIMNFHADVNMEEVQIRIVEMLTGRRDEHPYAFQLAYSLGIGFGMVIFFNHLFRKKWNEEPTPLEVEMFLYQKNIDQYVVHEEYRKMKEEAGMNRRKGRRI; from the coding sequence ATGCAGAGCCTGACCAGTCCCGTCATCTATATTCAGCTGAAGAGCCGGGTGACGCTGCCGCATGGAGAAGGCGTACGGCTTGGCGATATCGCCTTTATCATTTCACCTCCGGAAATGAAGGAGTCTCTCGATTCGCTGCTGCTTGTTCAACCGGAGGAAGAGGACGGAAATCTCATCCTGATCGACATGTTGAAGGTCATTCCTCATGTGCAAAAACTCGTGCCGGAAGCGGATATCGAGCCGATTGGAGAAGGACGGACGATTGTGGAAATATACAAGCCGAATACGAGGCGGAAGTCCTCCCGTTTCCGGTTTGCGCTCGTATGGCTGCTGCTGTTCTTCGGCGCCGCACTGACCATTATGAATTTCCATGCAGATGTCAATATGGAGGAAGTCCAAATCCGGATCGTCGAAATGCTGACGGGCCGGAGAGACGAGCATCCGTACGCTTTTCAACTGGCCTACTCGCTGGGGATCGGGTTCGGCATGGTCATCTTCTTCAATCACCTGTTCCGGAAAAAATGGAATGAGGAACCGACTCCGCTCGAAGTGGAGATGTTCCTCTACCAGAAGAATATCGATCAGTATGTCGTTCATGAGGAGTACCGAAAGATGAAGGAAGAGGCAGGCATGAACAGGCGGAAAGGAAGACGGATATGA
- a CDS encoding stage V sporulation protein AB — MNVLLELPVSLFLGIAGGIAVGGGVIALFVVLDMIPRLAQLTQSYDKVHWYEGAMVSGSLIGTIADFWHFKIGAGPVIPAVVGLFDGVFVGMLAAALTEVLNVLPILAKRLQMTSYLFGLLMAMVAGKVAGSLFDWFIYRQ; from the coding sequence ATGAACGTGCTTCTCGAACTGCCGGTCAGTCTGTTTCTCGGCATAGCCGGCGGAATTGCGGTTGGAGGCGGCGTCATCGCCTTGTTCGTCGTGCTGGATATGATTCCGCGTCTCGCTCAGCTGACCCAGAGCTATGATAAGGTCCACTGGTATGAAGGCGCGATGGTCAGCGGATCGCTGATCGGTACGATCGCGGATTTCTGGCACTTCAAAATCGGAGCGGGTCCGGTAATCCCGGCCGTTGTCGGTCTGTTCGACGGCGTATTCGTCGGGATGCTTGCGGCTGCACTGACAGAAGTGCTGAATGTGCTTCCCATCCTTGCGAAGCGGCTTCAGATGACGTCCTATTTGTTCGGCCTGCTGATGGCGATGGTCGCCGGGAAGGTAGCGGGCTCGTTGTTCGACTGGTTTATATACCGACAGTAA
- the pyk gene encoding pyruvate kinase, with the protein MRKTKIICTIGPASESVETLKEMIAAGMTVARLNMAHGELEEHSARISNVRQAASELGTFVPIMMDIKGPEVRIGKLKEDYVTLKAGEQLTLTTEEILGDEKRISVNYPDMTSVIKPGDRILIDDGLIDLTVTGVNGSDMECRIVSGGLLKPRKGVNLPGIHTTLPGVTERDIKHIHFGIGEKIEMIAASFVRKGDDIREIRSILHANGAGHVQIISKIENHEGMINLDDIIEASDGIMAARGDLGVEVPIEDVPMLQKEMIDKCNQAGKPVIVATHMLESMQINPRPTRSEVSDVANAVLQGADVVMLSGESAAGKYPIQSVRTMAAVAAKAETMINYKEKFIRGFDWEEQSVTEVVSRSAVSSSLMLGAKAIIAATESGFTARMISKHRPEAPIIAVTPNAEVLPKICLLSGVIPVLGSPVTTTDELFESSVENAVKTGMVAQGDTVVLCAGVPIWKAGTTNLIKIHQV; encoded by the coding sequence ATGAGAAAGACCAAAATCATCTGTACGATCGGTCCCGCATCGGAATCGGTCGAAACACTTAAGGAAATGATCGCGGCAGGCATGACGGTAGCACGGCTCAATATGGCTCACGGAGAGCTTGAAGAACATTCCGCCCGAATCTCAAATGTCCGGCAGGCCGCATCCGAGCTGGGCACCTTCGTTCCGATTATGATGGACATTAAAGGACCGGAAGTGCGAATCGGGAAGCTGAAAGAGGATTATGTCACCCTGAAAGCCGGCGAACAGCTGACCCTGACGACCGAGGAAATTCTCGGCGACGAGAAACGGATTTCTGTGAATTATCCCGATATGACCTCGGTCATCAAGCCCGGAGACCGCATTCTTATTGACGACGGTCTGATCGATCTTACCGTAACCGGCGTCAATGGATCGGATATGGAGTGCCGGATAGTCAGCGGCGGCTTGCTGAAGCCGAGAAAAGGAGTCAATCTGCCCGGCATTCATACGACGCTCCCGGGTGTGACCGAACGGGATATCAAGCATATTCATTTCGGCATCGGCGAGAAGATCGAGATGATCGCCGCTTCCTTCGTCCGCAAAGGAGACGACATCCGTGAAATCCGCAGCATCCTTCATGCGAACGGTGCAGGGCATGTGCAGATCATTTCCAAGATCGAGAACCATGAAGGCATGATCAATCTCGATGATATTATTGAAGCTTCGGACGGCATCATGGCCGCACGCGGCGACCTTGGCGTGGAGGTTCCGATTGAGGATGTGCCGATGCTCCAGAAGGAAATGATCGACAAATGCAACCAGGCCGGCAAACCCGTCATCGTGGCAACGCATATGCTGGAATCGATGCAGATCAATCCCCGCCCTACCCGTTCAGAGGTCAGCGACGTGGCGAACGCCGTCCTGCAGGGCGCCGATGTCGTGATGCTGTCGGGCGAATCAGCGGCGGGCAAATACCCGATCCAGTCGGTACGCACGATGGCAGCCGTAGCGGCCAAGGCCGAGACGATGATCAATTACAAAGAGAAGTTCATCCGTGGATTCGACTGGGAGGAACAGAGCGTCACCGAGGTGGTCAGCCGCAGCGCCGTGAGCTCCTCCCTGATGCTTGGAGCCAAAGCCATCATCGCCGCCACCGAGAGCGGCTTCACCGCCCGGATGATCTCCAAGCACCGTCCGGAAGCACCCATTATCGCGGTGACGCCCAATGCAGAGGTGCTCCCGAAGATCTGCCTGCTCTCCGGCGTCATCCCCGTACTTGGTTCCCCTGTAACTACAACCGATGAATTATTCGAGTCCTCGGTGGAAAATGCCGTGAAGACCGGTATGGTCGCACAGGGCGATACCGTCGTCCTGTGTGCAGGCGTCCCGATCTGGAAGGCCGGAACGACGAATCTGATCAAGATTCATCAGGTTTAA
- the lysA gene encoding diaminopimelate decarboxylase → MFLHGTSRINDAGHLEIGGCDVTELKAEYGTPLYIMDEQLVRRRCREYMDAFAASGLGFQVAYASKAFSVMAMCRIADEEGLSLDVVSDGELYTALQAGFPAERIHFHGNNKTPDEIEMALDARIGCFVVDNFTELELLQAIAAGRGVTVNVLLRVTPGVEAHAHHAYAATGQTDSKFGFDIGNGSAFEAVQLASAKENLTLLGVHSHIGSQIFETEGFEMAVERVADFARRVKNELNISFKVVNLGGGFGIRYVEGDTPLQVSEYVAAITNAVKKYFAGIGESLPEIWVEPGRSIVGDAGTTLYTVGTSKNIPGVRKYVAVDGGMTDNPRPALYESKYEALLANRANEPVSETVSIAGKCCESGDMLIFDVELPAAESGDLLAVACTGAYNYSMASNYNRIRRPAVVFVQNGQSDLVVKRESHGDIVANDLVPARMTKQAVTK, encoded by the coding sequence ATGTTCTTACACGGGACGAGCCGGATTAACGATGCCGGTCATTTGGAAATCGGAGGGTGCGACGTTACCGAGCTTAAGGCCGAATACGGAACGCCTCTATATATTATGGATGAACAGCTGGTCCGCCGCCGCTGCCGTGAATATATGGACGCTTTCGCAGCCAGCGGGCTGGGTTTCCAGGTTGCTTACGCCAGCAAGGCGTTCTCGGTCATGGCGATGTGCCGGATCGCGGACGAAGAAGGGCTGTCTCTGGATGTCGTATCCGACGGCGAGCTGTACACGGCGCTGCAGGCCGGGTTCCCTGCTGAACGCATTCACTTCCACGGAAACAACAAGACGCCGGATGAGATCGAAATGGCGCTGGACGCACGCATTGGCTGCTTCGTTGTCGATAACTTCACGGAGCTTGAATTGCTCCAGGCCATCGCTGCTGGCAGAGGAGTCACAGTCAATGTTCTCCTCCGCGTTACGCCGGGTGTTGAAGCGCATGCGCATCATGCCTATGCCGCAACGGGCCAGACCGACTCGAAGTTCGGCTTCGACATCGGCAACGGCTCCGCCTTCGAGGCGGTGCAGCTTGCATCAGCCAAGGAGAATCTGACACTTCTGGGCGTTCATTCCCATATCGGCTCGCAAATTTTCGAGACGGAAGGCTTCGAGATGGCTGTGGAACGAGTGGCCGATTTTGCCCGCCGCGTGAAAAACGAGCTGAATATCTCCTTTAAGGTCGTCAACCTGGGCGGAGGCTTCGGCATCCGTTACGTCGAAGGCGATACGCCTCTTCAGGTATCGGAATATGTCGCCGCAATTACGAACGCGGTGAAGAAATATTTTGCCGGGATCGGCGAGAGCCTTCCCGAAATCTGGGTGGAACCGGGCCGCAGTATCGTGGGCGATGCCGGAACGACGCTCTACACCGTGGGCACAAGCAAGAACATTCCGGGCGTTCGCAAATATGTCGCCGTGGACGGCGGCATGACCGATAATCCGCGTCCGGCTCTGTATGAATCGAAGTACGAGGCACTGCTGGCGAACCGCGCGAATGAGCCTGTGTCCGAAACAGTATCCATCGCCGGCAAATGCTGCGAGAGCGGCGATATGCTCATTTTCGACGTGGAGCTTCCGGCTGCGGAGAGCGGCGATCTGCTTGCGGTCGCCTGCACAGGCGCCTACAATTACTCCATGGCCAGCAACTACAACCGCATCCGGCGTCCGGCAGTCGTGTTCGTCCAGAACGGGCAAAGTGATCTGGTCGTCAAACGTGAAAGCCACGGCGATATTGTGGCCAATGATCTGGTGCCGGCGCGTATGACGAAGCAGGCGGTAACGAAGTAA